Proteins encoded in a region of the Pseudochaenichthys georgianus chromosome 20, fPseGeo1.2, whole genome shotgun sequence genome:
- the LOC117465517 gene encoding dnaJ homolog subfamily C member 13-like isoform X2 yields MNVVKENKDMACFYTTKHSWRGKYKRVFSVGTHGITTYNPATLEVTNQWPYGDICGIGPVGKGQGTEFNLTFRKGSGKKSETLKFSTEHRTELLTEALRFRTEFSEGKITGRRYNCYKHHWSDTRKAVSLEVTPGGIDQIDPQTNRVLCSYDYRNVEGFVELSDYQGGFCIIYGGFSRLHLFASEQRDDIIRCAIEHAGNFIGMTLRLRKEALTFEDFVTDRLGKYSSDESITSLAEFVVQKITPRHREPVKRILALTETCLVERDPASYNIVTIKPFGEVFALICDVDNPQVFTVEFIRGQIRKFSSTERDSLLASLLDGVRASGNRDVCVKMAPTQRGQRWGLLSMPVDEEVESLHLKFLAAPPNGIFADAVYRFNANISYSGVLHAVTQDGLFSENKEKLISNAILALLSQEMELPTVNAELESQFQAIRRLVASKAGFQAFTQLPKFREKLGVKTVKALKRNNNGVTHAAVDMLCALMCPMHDDYDLRQEQLNKASLLSSKKFLENLLEKFITNVDHGTGALVISSLLDFLTFALCAPYSETTEGQQFDMLLEMVASDGRTLFKLFQHPSMAIVKGAGLVMKAIIEEGDKEIASKMQDLALSEGALPRHLHNSLFTISADQRMLTNRQLSRHLVGLWTAENSVAMNLLKRILPTGLLAYLDSSDPVPEKDMDRMHIRDNLKIATDQLNRNKVPDWQRLAGKAAKEVEKFAKEKADIVFMHWRDKMGIAQKEQDRNNLNPNQKPVILRKRRQRIKIEVNWELFYYRFQQDHARSNLIWNLRTREELRDALEGEMRSFSVDRELGSATVISWNHQEFEVKYECLSDEIKIGDYYLRLLLEEDENDESNAIKRSYEFFNELYHRFLLTPKVSMKCLCLQALAIVYAKCFEEIGPFTDTKYIVGMLDRCTDKLERDRIIIFLNKLILNKKNVKEVMDSNGVRILVDLLTMAHLHTSRATVPLQSNVLEASPDMKRESEKEWYFGNADKERRGPFSFEEMQEFWSTGVLTAKTRCWAQGMDGWRPLQAIPQLKWCLLATGQAVMNESDLATLILNMLITMCSYYPSRDQDNAIIRPLPKIKRMISDNACLPHIVQLLLTFDPILVEKVANVLYLVMQDNPNLQRLYLTGIFFFIMMYTGSNVLPVARFLKYTHLKQAFKSEESKGTDIVQRSVLGPVLPEAMVCYLENYEAERFSEIFLGEFDTPEAIWSSEMRRLMIEKIAGHIADFSPRLQSNTRALYQYCPIPVVNFPQLDYELFCNIYYLRHLCDTIRFPNWPIRDAVKLLKDTLEAWKREVEKKPPSMSVDDAFEVLNLPKGQGPHEESKIRKAYFRLAQKYHPDKNPEGRDMFEKVNKAYEFLCTKSARILDGPDPENIILILKAQSILFNRHKQELEPYKYAGYPMLIKTITMETEDEQLFSKTSPLLPAAAELAFHTVNCSALNAEELRRDSGIEVLLEALSRCVGVLTASSKHDDMAVLVCGHICKCYSVAAQFEECREKIVEMPNIIRDLCHILFYGKGLPKTAALAVQCVSSFAVDYFLQTHLYHAGVLWHLLVRLFNYDYTLEESGVQTSQDSNQQEVANSLAKLSMVALSRLGGYTQPPPTTDGDNPVSETNGIEGTPPENPTIRKSLAAMLSPYISRKLGTGSPAEVLKLLNSNSENPYLIWNNGTRAELLEFLEIQQEGNIKRGENDKSFGAEFLFTDHSKELIVGEIFVRVYNEQPTYPLEFPKVFAASLLDYVGSQAQYLHTLLAMSQSIKVESQQHAERLRFAEMALEALRNVIKNNPGSESECIGHFKLLFSLLRVHGAGRVQQLVLEVVNTVTSNQECVSNIAESLVLSNLLLLLHSLPSSRQMVLETLYALTSNTKIVKEAMAKGALIYLLDLFCNCTHPQVRTQTAELFSKMTSDKLVGPKVRLTLIRFLPGVFMDAMRDNAEAAVHIFEGTHENPELIWNDNSREKVSTTVREMMLDHFKQQKDNPDVNWKLPEDFTVAYGAGQGELEVGGVFLRIFIAQPGWVLRKPREFLVSLLETLTELLEKNNPNGEALETVTTAAVCLFNAQSQLADQVPPLGHLPRVLASLSHKNNAVPKSSIRLIHALSDNELCVRSMAALETIGPLMAGMKARADMAGLACEALNRMFQKEQTELVAQALRVELVPYLLRLLEGIGLETLDNPSATKAQIVKALKSMTRSLQYGEQVNEILAKSSVWSAFKDQKHDLFISESQTAGYLTGPGVAGYLTAGTGTTVMPNVPPPVDNDSGDQS; encoded by the exons GTACAAGCGAGTCTTCTCAGTGGGGACGCATGGCATTACCACTTACAACCCGGCCACGCTAGAAGTAACAAATCAG TGGCCTTACGGGGACATCTGTGGCATCGGCCCTGTAGGGAAAGGCCAGGGAACAGAGTTCAACCTTACATTCCGCAAAGGCAGCGGCAAGAAGTCTGAAACGCTGAAGTTCTCAACGGAGCACCGGACAGAGCTGCTCACCGAAGCTCTG AGATTCAGAACAGAGTTTTCAGAGGGAAAAATAACTGGCAGG CGGTACAACTGCTACAAGCACCACTGGAGTGACACACGGAAGGCAGTGAGTTTAGAGGTGACACCGGGGGGCATCGACCAGATCGACCCGCAAACCAATCGGGTGCTGTGTTCCTACGACTATCGTAATGTGGAGGGCTTCGTGGAGCTCTCTGACTACCAGGGGGGGTTCTGCATCATTTATGGAGGCTTCAGCAGGCTG CATCTTTTTGCCTCCGAGCAACGGGATGACATCATCCGCTGCGCCATCGAGCATGCTGGGAACTTCATTGGAATGACCCTACGACTGAGGAAGGAGGCGTTGACGTTCGAGGACTTTGTGACGGACAGGTTGGGGAAGTACAGCTCGGACGAGAGCATCACTTCACTGGCCGAGTTCGTGGTGCAGAAGATCACCCCTCGACACCGG GAGCCTGTTAAGCGCATCCTGGCCCTGACAGAGACTTGTCTAGTGGAGAGAGACCCGGCTTCCTACAACATAGTCACCATCAAACCCTTTGGAGAG GTGTTTGCTCTCATCTGTGACGTAGACAACCCTCAGGTGTTTACAGTGGAATTCATCCGAGGTCAGATCAGAAAGTTTTCCTCCACAGAAAG GGACTCCCTCTTAGCCAGCCTGCTTGATGGAGTCCGCGCATCAGGCAACCGGGACGTGTGCGTCAAGATGGCCCCCACGCAGCGAGGGCAGAGATGGGGCCTACTGAGCATGCCCGTGGACGAGGAGGTGGAGAGTTTGCATCTCAAATTCCTGGCAGCACCTCCGA ATGGGATCTTTGCAGATGCAGTGTATAGATTCAACGCCAACATATCCTACAGTGGAGTGCTGCATGCAGTAACCCAAGAT GGTCTTTTCTCTGAGAACAAAGAGAAGCTCATCAGCAACGCTATCCTGGCTCTTTTATCCCAGGAGATGGAGCTGCCCACGGTGAACGCCGAGCTGGAGAGCCAATTCCAGGCCATCCGCCGCCTGGTGGCCTCCAAGGCCGGCTTCCAGGCCTTCACCCAGCTTCCCAA GTTCAGAGAGAAATTGGgagtaaaaacagtaaaagctttaaaaaggaacaACAACGGTGTGACGCATGCTGCTGTCGACATGCTCTGTGCCCTCATGTGT CCGATGCACGATGACTATGACCTGAGGCAGGAGCAGCTGAACAAAGCCTCTCTGCTGTCCTCCAAGAAGTTCCTGGAGAACCTTCTGGAAAAGTTCATCACTAATGTG GACCATGGAACAGGAGCTCTGGTCATCAGCTCCTTACTGGACTTCTTAACATTTGCCCTGTGCGCCCCCTACAGCGAGACCACCGAGGGGCAGCAGTTCGACATGCTGCTGGAGATGGTTGCCTCTGATGGACGCACGTTGTTCAAACTATTCCAG CATCCCTCTATGGCGATAGTGAAGGGAGCAGGCCTGGTGATGAAGGCCATTATTGAG GAAGGAGACAAGGAAATAGCCAGCAAGATGCAGGACCTGGCTCTGAGTGAAGGGGCTCTTCCAAGGCATCTGCACAATTCTCTGTTCACTATCAGCGCTGACCAGCGGATGCTTACAAACAG GCAGTTGAGTCGTCACCTGGTGGGACTTTGGACGGCAGAAAACTCTGTTGCCATGAACCTGCTTAAAAGAATACTG CCAACAGGCCTGCTGGCTTACCTCGACAGTTCTGACCCCGTCCCAGAAAAAGATATGGACAGGATGCACATCCGTGATAACTTGAAAATTGCCACG GACCAGCTAAATCGAAACAAGGTGCCCGACTGGCAGCGGCTAGCCGGCAAAGCAGCCAAAGAGGTGGAGAAGTTTGCCAAGGAGAAAGCTGACATAGTGTTTATGCACTGGAGAGATAAGATGGGCATCGCTCAGAAGGAG CAGGACAGAAATAACCTG AACCCAAACCAAAAGCCTGTCATCCTGAGGAAGAGACGCCAGAGGATAAAGATTGAAGTCAACTGGGAGCTTTTCTACTACAG ATTCCAGCAGGACCACGCACGGTCTAACCTCATCTGGAACCTGAGGACGAGAGAGGAGCTGCGGGACGCTCTGGAGGGGGAGATGCGCTCCTTCAGCGTGGACCGTGAGCTCGGCAGTGCCACCGTCATCTCCTGGAACCACCAGGAGTTTGAG GTGAAATACGAGTGCCTTTCAGATGAGATAAAGATCGGGGATTATTACCTGCGTCTGCTGCTTGAGGAGGATGAAAATGACGAATCAAATGCCATCAAGAGATC ATATGAGTTCTTCAATGAACTCTACCACCGCTTTCTGCTCACACCCAAAGTATCGATGAAGTGCCTGTGCCTGCAGGCGCTCGCTATAGTCTACGCGAAGTGCTTTGAGGAGATCGGCCCCTTCACAGACACTAAATACATTGTGGGCATGCTGGACCGA TGCACAGACAAACTGGAAAGAGACAGAATCATCATCTTCCTCAACAAACTCATTCTGAACAAG AAAAATGTGAAGGAGGTGATGGACTCAAATGGAGTGCGTATATTGGTGGATCTGCTCACCATGGCTCATCTGCATACCAGCAGAGCTACTGTACCCCTACAG AGCAACGTTCTGGAGGCATCACCAGACATGAAGAGGGAGAGTGAGAAAGAGTGGTACTTTGGGAACGCAGACAAAGAAAGAAGGGGACCATTCAGTTTTGAGGAG ATGCAGGAGTTCTGGAGCACAGGAGTCCTGACAGCGAAGACACGCTGCTGGGCTCAGGGGATGGACGGCTGGCGCCCCCTGCAGGCCATCCCCCAGCTAAAGTGGTGCCTCCTGGCCACCGGACAGGCGGTGATGAACGAGTCCGACCTGGCTACACTTATCCTTAACATGCTCATCACCATGTGTTCGTACTACCCCAGCAG GGACCAAGATAATGCCATTATCCGACCTTTGCCTAAGATCAAGAGGATGATCAGTGACAATGCTTGCCTCCCTCACATTGTCCAG CTGCTCCTGACCTTTGACCCAATCCTGGTGGAAAAGGTGGCTAACGTTCTGTACCTGGTGATGCAGGACAACCCCAATCTGCAGCGCCTCTATCTTACTGGGATCTTCTTCTTTATCATGATGTACACAGGCTCCAACGTGCTTCCTGTAGCAAG GTTCCTGAAGTACACTCATCTGAAACAAGCCTTCAAATCAGAGGAG TCTAAGGGTACGGACATAGTCCAACGTAGTGTTCTGGGCCCGGTGCTGCCCGAGGCCATGGTGTGTTATCTGGAGAACTACGAGGCGGAGCGCTTCTCAGAGATATTCCTTGGAGAGTTTGATACCCCTGAAGCCATCTGGAGCAGCGAGATGAG ACGGTTGATGATTGAAAAGATCGCTGGACACATAGCTGACTTCAGCCCCAGGCTGCAGAGCAACACGCGGGCTCTCTACCAGTACTGCCCCATCCCAGTGGTCAACTTCCCTCAGCTGGACTACGAGCTCTTCTGCAACATCTACTACCTCAGGCATCTGTGTGACACTATCCGCTTCCCCAACTGGCCCATTCGAGATGCT GTGAAGCTGCTAAAAGACACTCTTGAAGCCTGGAAGAGGGAGGTGGAGAAAAAGCCTCCCTCTATGTCTGTAGACGATGCATTTGAAGTCCTCAATCTCCCCAAAGGACAGGGACC GCACGAGGAGAGTAAAATCAGGAAAGCTTACTTCAGGCTGGCGCAGAAGTACCATCCAGACAAGAACCCCGAGGGCAGA GACATGTTTGAGAAAGTCAACAAAGCCTACGAGTTCCTTTGCACAAAGTCTGCCCGAATCCTGGACGGCCCCGACCCAGAAAacatcatcctcatcctcaaAGCTCAGAGCATCCTGTTCAACCGGCACAAACAAG AGCTGGAACCTTACAAATACGCGGGTTACCCCATGCTCATCAAAACAATTACCATGGAAACAGAGGATGAGCAACTCTTCTCCAAAACCTCCCCTCTCCTCCCGGCTGCTGCTGAACTGGCCTTCCACACCGTCAACTGCTCGGCTCTGAATGCAGAGGAGCTGCGCCGAGACAGCGGCATCGAG GTGTTGCTGGAGGCTCTCTCTCGATGTGTTGGTGTATTAACAGCATCCAGCAAGCATGATGACATGGCTGTTCTG GTGTGCGGGCACATCTGCAAGTGCTACAGTGTAGCAGCCCAGTTCGAGGAATGCAGGGAAAAGATTGTGGAAATGCCAAATATCATCAGGGACCTCTGTCACATCTTGTTCTATGGAAAG GGTCTCCCAAAAACCGCCGCCCTGGCTGTACAGTGCGTGAGCTCCTTCGCGGTGGATTACTTCCTGCAGACACACCTGTACCACGCCGGCGTGCTCTGGCACCTGCTGGTCCGCCTCTTCAACTACGACTACACCCTGGAGGAGAGCGGCGTGCAGACCAGCCAGGACTCAAACCAGCAGGAGGTCGCTAACAGCCTGGCCAAGCTCAGCATGGTGGCCCTCAGCCGTCTGGGAGGCTACACCCAGCCCCCCCCCACCACTGACGGGGACAATCCTGTTTCAGAGACTAATGGCATCGAGGGAACCCCTCCGGAGAACCCCACCATCCGCAAGAGCTTAGCAGCCATGCTGTCGCCGTACATCTCAAGGAAGCTGGGAACAGGATCTCCTGCTGAG GTCTTGAAGCTGCTGAATAGCAACTCGGAGAACCCGTATCTGATCTGGAACAACGGAACACGAGCCGAGCTGCTGGAGTTCCTGGAGATTCAGCAGGAGGGAAACATCAAGAGG GGAGAGAATGATAAAAGCTTTGGAGCAGAGTTTCTGTTCACTGATCACAGCAAAGAGCTGATAGTCGGGGAGATATTTGTCCGGGTCTACAATGAGCAACCAACTTATCCTCTTGAG TTCCCTAAAGTATTTGCAGCCAGTCTTCTGGACTACGTGGGCTCTCAGGCTCAGTACCTCCACACTCTGCTGGCCATGAGTCAGAGTATCAAGGTAGAGTCGCAGCAGCATGCTGAGAGGCTGCGTTTCGCTGAGATGGCTTTAGAGGCTCTCCGCAATGTCATCAAGAACAACCCAG GTTCGGAGTCGGAGTGCATCGGCCATTTCAAACTGCTCTTCTCTTTGTTGCGGGTTCATGGAGCGGGCAGAGTACAGCAGCTCGTTTTGGAG GTTGTGAATACAGTCACATCAAACCAAGAATGCGTGAGCAACATTGCTGAGTCGCTGGTGTTGTCCAACCTTTTGTTGCTGCTGCACTCACTTCCCTCCA GCAGGCAAATGGTGCTGGAAACCCTGTATGCACTGACTTCCAACACAAAAATAGTCAAAGAGGCTATGGCCAAAG GTGCTCTGATCTACTTGCTTGACCTCTTCTGTAACTGCACACATCCGCAAGTACGCACACAGACTGCAGAGCTCTTCTCCAAGATGACTTCAGATAAGCTAGTGGGGCCAAAG GTGCGTCTGACGCTGATCCGTTTCCTTCCTGGTGTGTTCATGGACGCCATGCGAGACAACGCCGAGGCAGCAGTGCACATATTCGAGGGAACGCACGAGAACCCTGAGCTCATCTGGAATGACAACTCAAGGGAGAAAGTGTCGACAACTGTCCGGGAGATGATGCTTGA CCACTTTAAACAGCAGAAGGATAATCCTGATGTTAACTGGAAA TTGCCTGAGGACTTCACAGTGGCTTATGGAGCAGGGCAGGGCGAGCTAGAAGTTGGTGGAGTCTTCCTGCGCATCTTTATTGCGCAGCCCGGCTGGGTGCTGCGCAAGCCTCGAGAGTTCCTGGTGTCCCTCCTGGAGACCCTGACTGAGCTGCTGGAgaaaaacaaccccaat GGTGAGGCCCTGGAGACAGTTACCACGGCAGCAGTGTGTCTGTTCAACGCGCAGAGCCAGCTGGCTGACCAGGTTCCTCCTCTGGGACACCTGCCTCGCGTCCTGGCATCACTGAGCCACAAGAACAACGCCGTGCCCAAGAGCTCCATCCGCCTCATACATGCTCTGTCAGACAATGAG CTGTGTGTACGCTCTATGGCCGCTCTGGAGACCATCGGCCCCCTCATGGCGGGGATGAAAGCCCGGGCAGACATGGCTGGATTAGCTTGTGAAGCTCTCAACCGCATGTTCCAGAAAGAGCAGACAGAACTAGTGGCCCAG GCTCTCAGAGTGGAGCTGGTCCCCTACCTCCTGAGGCTCCTGGAAGGAATCGGCTTGGAGACGTTGGATAACCCCTCCGCTACAAAGGCTCAGATAGTAAAGGCTCTCAAGTCCATGACTCGCAGTCTGCAGTATGGAGAACAG GTGAATGAGATTCTTGCCAAGTCCTCAGTGTGGAGTGCCTTCAAAGACCAGAAACACGATCTATTCATCTCAGAGTCTCAGACCGCAGGCTACTTGACCG GTCCAGGAGTAGCAGGCTACCTTAcagcaggaactggaacaacgGTAATGCCCAACGTCCCACCCCCTGTGGACAACGACAGTGGAGACCAAAGCTGA